The genomic region ACTTGTCCCTACACCTTTAGCTATGTCTGTCCCTATCCCTGCCCTTATCCTGTTCCTATGCCTGcctctccttcttttcctttccctttcctttccctttcctttccctttccttttcctttccttttcctttccctttcccgTCCCACTCCTGTTGCCGCCCCTCAGGCGCCGCCGCCATTTCCCGCCGTGTGGGCAGGGCCGCGGTGCGCGCCGGgagcgggcggggcggcggcggagcgcggGCTGGGtacggccgggccgggccgggccgggatcGCCGTGTCCTGAGGGGATTCCCCCTGTCCTGAGGGGACCCCGCCGTGTCCCACCGCGATCCCCCTGTTCTGAGGGAATCCTGCCGTGTCCCGCCGGGATCCCGCCCATCCCCGCGCCCCTGACGCCGTGTTTGCCTTGCAGGAGGCCCAGGATGGCGGAGAGACCGGAGGACCTGAACCTGCCCAACGCCGTCATCACCCGCATCATCAAGGAGGCGGTGGGTGCCGGGCCCCGCGGTCCAGCGGAGCCCCGGGAGATCCCGGCCCCGGGaggccccggccccggcccgtGCTGTGTCCCCGCCCgcggggctctgccctgggctgtccccCTCGGGCACCGGGGCTGCGGCCCCCTCACTGCAGCGTCCCAGGGGATGCAGCTGCACCGgtgcagctcacagcagcccagctcccacgGTGGCACTGTGCGAACCAGGCCCCCCCAAAACTTCAGCACACACGTCCGTGTCTATATAAAGATCCAGAATAATTCCCAGTGGTTAGTTTAGTTTGTTTAGTTTGGAGCTGTGAGGTGTTGCTGGGTGGATCTGGGCCTGGCACGTATGTCAGGAGCTGGGCAGTCACAGGATGAGTTACCTGCAGACGGTGGCCAGACCCCAAATTCCAGTCACTGGgttctgctcagctctgcctttggggaCACATTCCTACTGCCCTGGGCTtccagtgggagcagagctcctgtgtcAGCAACCCCAGAGCAGTTCCCAGTTCTTCTGAGCCCTCTGAGTGCCTTAACATGCTGACACTTGAATTATGTGAGTTTAAGTCGTTTTTAGCAGCTGCTGATAAAAGttgtatttgtttttcagcTTCCTGATGGAGTCAATATTTCCAAAGAAGCCCGGAGCGCGATCTCCCGAGCAGCGAGTGTGTTTGTGCTCTATGCAACCTCATGGTAAGGACTTGGTGCAGCAGTCACTGGGGCACTTGATTGATAATTCATCTCTGCTGGCCTGGGGACTCTTTCCCAGTGTTGGTTTTCTGTATTGCCTGTTTATATAAATAAACCAGTCTGCCAGGCTGCAACAGGTGAGTTTggactgcccagagcagcccatggGAAGGTAGCTGGGCTCTGGACACAGCCACACCCCAAAAAGAGGAGTCCCAAACTGCCATTAACCTTAGAGCGTGGCTGCACAGCCTTCCTGGCAAAGGCAGGGGCACTTGACTCACTGTCAGGCTCTTCATCATGAAGCTGTGTTAGGGCAAGAGCTGTCACAGAGGACACAGTCACATTTTGGGGTGGCTCGGCATATTCTCTGCAGGCAGTCACTTCTCTAGTGTCAGGTGCTTCTAGGGCTGTGTGGAACTGTCACAGCCAAGGTTCAggctttctccttctcctgttcATAGAAAAGGTCTGTGCAAGCAGAAACTAACACTGTGGGAAAGCACAGACAGCCAGTGTAAACAAAAATGTCTCAAACCTCCTTTAGTAAATGATAAAAAATCTCTAAATGTTTTGGAGATGGCTTTTCTATGTGCTTATGACTTTAATAAACAAGATGGAATTGCTAACAGTTCCCAATTCCCTCTCATTTTGGTTCTGCCTAGTGCAAATAACTTTGCCatgaaggggaagaggaaaaccCTGAATGCTGGGGATGTGCTCTCTGCCATGGAGGAGATGGAGTTCCAGAGATTCGTGGCCCCTCTGAAGGAATCCCTGGAAGGTACCGTGCTCCGTGGGTGTCCAGGGACTCTGAGAGGCACTGAGTCCTGCTTTCCTCCAACCTGGACAAGCAACACTTATTGCCTGTcttgtttctcttctctttgcCCAGCATCCTACTCTGCAGTTTGCCTGGGGAGTAACTAATGTGCACCTTAACGGGACTGGGATAACATTATTGCACAACTGATGAGGATTGAGAAAGTCTCATCTGCTCTCACTCCCCTATTATGTTATCTAAGGAAAGCCGTAGGTGCTGCCTGTAAATGTGACCTCCTGCATccttttcagcatttttctgctgaaatttaACCTGATTTCCTatggagctgctcagcacagctcagctcgTAGGGTGAGTTGTGCTCTGagttccctgctcccctccaaaGCCGGGAGAGCAAGTGGATGTTGGACCTCAGCCACTGACCTGTCTGTGCCAGAGCCAAGCCCTCACTGTTCCTCTCCTCCAGTTTACAGGCGggagcagaaaggaaagaaagaggccAGGAAAGATAAAGACAAGAAGGCAGACTCGGAGGAGCAAGATAAGAGCCGAGAGGAGGACAATGATGACGATGATGAAAGGATGGACGAGGAAGAGCAAAACGATGAGGAAGAGGTGGACAACTGAGCTGGCTcgtgggcaggggctggggtgtGCTCAGAGGGATGTAAATGCTGTAAATCGACCTTGCTGCATGCCCTCGAGTATCCATTAGAGCATTGTACTGCCCCTCTGTGGCCTGTCCCTTTTGTTATTTGTACATAAAGGACTGTGCTGAAGCTTTTCTGTGCCAGCGTggctcctccctgtgcctggggggCTTTGgccctccccaggctctgggcaggcactctgctgggctggctctgaaggagaggaaaaaagcactGATGGGTGCTCAGTGCAGAAACTGGCCAGGAGAACACGAGACTCTTGAAGATGAGGGGCTGAATCCATTCACAGGTCACTTCTGGGGTGTAGGATGTAGGTGATGATGTCCAGAGGCTTGGGAGCTGCACATTGAAGCTTTTGATCCAGttgagttgtttttttccctttgtttccttgcatcctggctgtgccttctctccctgctgtaCTGTGAGTGACACTGTGtcctccagcctcagcagcagcacagggtggcTCTACAGGGACCATGAGTTCACTCACTGACTCACCCAAACTAACCCAAATCTGAAAAACACACAGTGCTGACGGGGCAAACTGTACACTGACAGTGTCTTTGAGAGACAAAGAGGAGACTGATTCAAAATCTGGAGCACAAGGAGGGCTCAgatgaggagcagggctgaaaaCAGGTGGctttgtgcagtgctgggggtgacAGGTCAGTGTCACACCAGGGTCTGGTggtctcagcagcagcaagctgaAATGTGCTAGAACAGAGTGGTGAACTGTGGTtgtcttttccccttttcccagtgGGGATGGGCTAATTCcatccaggtccctctggagcCTTCGCTGGTCATCCCAGGGATGCctctgggagggcagcagggcagggtgtgcCCACCCAGGGGGCCCATGTGGTTTCACAAAAGGCTCCTGCAAGAAGGAAGGGTTGAGAGAAGCTCTTGGTATCCCTTGTGCTAGTGTAGGTTTGTGCTTTTCCACTTGAACTCGTAGTTCTAATGCCTTTCTCCCTCAGAAAGTTTTAGATACATTTAAAACCCCCAGGTTTTGATGATGTGCAGTTTTAAAATAGCACTTGTGAGGATTCCTGGATCCTTTCCACCAAAAAATGGTGGCAGCTCCCCACAAGAACCACTCtgccttcctgcttttctggcTCGCTGGATTTTCACACGCACACAAGCCCAGCTTCTGAAAAGAACTGAACCAACACCGATTTTCTGCTGTCTAGTTTCTGCTGGCATTCAGTCAGGCTGTGGGAAGCCTGAGCTGATGATGTGTTCCTCACATGTCTGATAAACACCCACCTTCCagctcttttcctctcttttttttttctcttcagcacaTATCTGGGGTGCATATTCTGGAAGGGAATGAGATCTAAATAaaagccagatttttttttttttttacagaaatggGAGTCTCGTATTTTGGTCAGTTATAAAATGAGCAGGTTGTGGTTGCATAagtgggatgggagcaggaaatgcTCTGGAAAATGGTTT from Molothrus ater isolate BHLD 08-10-18 breed brown headed cowbird chromosome 20, BPBGC_Mater_1.1, whole genome shotgun sequence harbors:
- the POLE3 gene encoding DNA polymerase epsilon subunit 3, which encodes MAERPEDLNLPNAVITRIIKEALPDGVNISKEARSAISRAASVFVLYATSCANNFAMKGKRKTLNAGDVLSAMEEMEFQRFVAPLKESLEVYRREQKGKKEARKDKDKKADSEEQDKSREEDNDDDDERMDEEEQNDEEEVDN